Part of the Leptospira saintgironsiae genome, CAACTCCCCTCGCTTCGTAAACTTTAGCTGCTGTAGTTCTATTCTTAGCAAAAAATAATTCTTCGACAGAAGCGAGATCAGGGTGATATTCATCCAAAATCGCATCCAACTGTCTGCGAATAGCAATTAAATTAACAGGACTTTTTGTTCCACTCGGAACTTCTATCGTACCATAAGTGAGAACACGAATTACAGACTTATCTTTCTGAAGAACGGAATAACCTAGACGATGGGACCCAGGGTCTATTCCTAAAATTTTCACCAAAAAGACTCCTGAATTAAAATTATGCTCTTATTGTAGGAGTTCCTACATGGGGCAAGGGGCGCCCCCGCCCGGCTTCGGGTGGGGGGAGTGGCCCGTGGGAGAGGAAATTCCCCTCTATCACAGACTAATCAAACTGACAATCGAATTCCACGCGCAAAACCTTGTTGGAATTCCAACAAATCTCAGC contains:
- a CDS encoding crossover junction endodeoxyribonuclease RuvC; this translates as MKILGIDPGSHRLGYSVLQKDKSVIRVLTYGTIEVPSGTKSPVNLIAIRRQLDAILDEYHPDLASVEELFFAKNRTTAAKVYEARGVVLLTLGEHNVPVVEPTASQIKKGTTGSGTADKKDIKAALKLLLGMENLTGHDDSWDAIASAYVGFAMSGSFRNK